atgttaCAGTCTGGCCTTGCCGGCTGTGTCAGAAACCAAACAAGATGCAGGtcataaattcatattttcatttcactattttactttcttttgaAAAAGATGATATATAAAACTGTGACTCGTTTCATCATCATAATCACTTCATTAGATATTTCGTATTAACAGCAACAGATTTAGACAAGAACATGCACTTTCCTTAACAGATATATAGCAGTgaagaaaaattacaaagaaCTATAATGTTACAGTTTGACACATTTATAAGCACTAAAATATGTgtaagagaagagaagaaaaatagaaaccTAAAAACAGTTTTCTGATTAgcaaaatacatatataaaaaggtAACATAAGTTGACAAAAGAAATACAGTATTAATCAGCTTTCATACCAGGAAATTAACTTTCCTCACAAACTATATAATACACTGCATATATACCACAACTATTTGTGGCATAATATCTTTCACACTACATATGATATCACATCTATAATCATATGTTACAATAAAGTGACTTTAAATCACCTGAATTCTTCAACAcatgatcatcaaggtatcccAATGATAGGGAAGAAAGGAACATAGTAGCTACTTGGTGCCAAACCCCACTCTGGGGGAAGAGGAAGATCCACAGTTTTGGATGAACCAACCTGTTTTCCACTCTTGCAGTTTGTTCTTGGGGGGCATGATGTTCTGAAACTGAGAGGGGTGGAGATGGTGTAGCTGTTATACTCTTTGCCCTTGATAATCTGGGATATCTGGTCCTTCCCTGAGGCATAAAGCTGAACTGCTCCACCAAGGACTTTTGCAAAGCAACTCCTTTTGTCTGAAGGAAGGTTAGCTTTGAAGGAGCCATCATTTTCTGTAGTAGCCACAACCAGTTTTTTCACACCATCACACTTCACTGAAACCTTAACATctaaaacaataaacaagtaTATAGAATATTAAGACACACAACTCAAATAGGTATAATTTTGTCTTTCTATGTGATAAAAGACTTTAATATAATTGCATTACATGGACCAagatcttaaataaataattgaaatccTGGGCTTAAATCTAATTTAACATGATAAAatcagtttataaaataaaatttacacagataaatcttatttttagtCACGTAAAATCTTCGATAcctttt
The Vigna angularis cultivar LongXiaoDou No.4 chromosome 5, ASM1680809v1, whole genome shotgun sequence genome window above contains:
- the LOC108339877 gene encoding uncharacterized protein LOC108339877 gives rise to the protein MASLQLITVLLLVFALAIIQPSTSQTLQGKVSCVDCTLNYHLSDVKVSVKCDGVKKLVVATTENDGSFKANLPSDKRSCFAKVLGGAVQLYASGKDQISQIIKGKEYNSYTISTPLSFRTSCPPRTNCKSGKQVGSSKTVDLPLPPEWGLAPSSYYVPFFPIIGIP